A region from the Dendropsophus ebraccatus isolate aDenEbr1 chromosome 1, aDenEbr1.pat, whole genome shotgun sequence genome encodes:
- the LOC138772339 gene encoding hepatitis A virus cellular receptor 1 homolog isoform X2, producing the protein MIFLIVSISGLLCVFSVVSSSEYVIGINGTVTLPCKYSTSKGTYTTCWGRHKCSPLQVYCTSTILETKGPEVTRRTSDRYQLLGNISQGNVSLTITGATKQDEGTYCCRVEIPGLFNDEMTDVTLKVNDRQDKHQSGIT; encoded by the exons ATGATTTTCTTGATTGTATCCATATCTGGTCTTCTTTGCGTCTTCTCTG TTGTTTCATCGTCAGAATATGTGATTGGGATAAATGGAACGGTGACCTTACCGTGCAAATATTCTACCAGTAAAGGGACTTACACCACGTGCTGGGGACGACACAAGTGTTCACCTCTACAGGTTTATTGTACAAGTACGATTCTGGAGACTAAAGGTCCAGAAGTGACCCGGAGAACATCTGACAGATACCAGTTACTGGGGAATATTAGCCAAGGAAACGTGTCCCTGACCATCACCGGGGCCACCAAACAAGATGAAGGAACGTACTGTTGCCGGGTGGAGATCCCAGGACTGTTCAATGATGAGATGACAGATGTGACTTTGAAGGTCAATGACA GACAAGACAAACATCAGAGTGGAATAACTTAA
- the LOC138772339 gene encoding hepatitis A virus cellular receptor 1 homolog isoform X1 yields MIFLIVSISGLLCVFSVVSSSEYVIGINGTVTLPCKYSTSKGTYTTCWGRHKCSPLQVYCTSTILETKGPEVTRRTSDRYQLLGNISQGNVSLTITGATKQDEGTYCCRVEIPGLFNDEMTDVTLKVNDSTKHEEQPTTPPIHGTFTTSAQDFPTNSGPRNMNNETYIIITCVTLAVMLLVAVIYI; encoded by the exons ATGATTTTCTTGATTGTATCCATATCTGGTCTTCTTTGCGTCTTCTCTG TTGTTTCATCGTCAGAATATGTGATTGGGATAAATGGAACGGTGACCTTACCGTGCAAATATTCTACCAGTAAAGGGACTTACACCACGTGCTGGGGACGACACAAGTGTTCACCTCTACAGGTTTATTGTACAAGTACGATTCTGGAGACTAAAGGTCCAGAAGTGACCCGGAGAACATCTGACAGATACCAGTTACTGGGGAATATTAGCCAAGGAAACGTGTCCCTGACCATCACCGGGGCCACCAAACAAGATGAAGGAACGTACTGTTGCCGGGTGGAGATCCCAGGACTGTTCAATGATGAGATGACAGATGTGACTTTGAAGGTCAATGACA gTACAAAACATGAAGAACAGCCCACCACTCCTCCCATCCATGGGACCTTCACCACCTCAGCTCAG GATTTCCCCACAAATTCTGGGCCTAGGAATATGAACAATGAGACCTATATCATTATAACGTGTGTCACACTGGCGGTAATGCTTCTGGTTGCTGTTATATACATAT GA
- the LOC138789529 gene encoding hepatitis A virus cellular receptor 1-like isoform X1: protein MKFCWSCRESLQISVLLLGFSVTVLCQQTAIGIEGQPITLPCSYKVKRTGVLTSMCWGRGSCPHSKCNQELIWTDGHKVTFRASSRYQLRDRLNQGIVSLTITQAKPEDAGTYCCRIEHEKTNVRLTVEKAPTTVRTTTTSTTTLKTTTKPTTTVGTTVTPNTTVGTTITPTTTLKTTTTSTTTLKTTTIPTRTLRSNTTPTTTVGTTVTPNTTVGTTITPTTTVRTTTTPTTTVGTTITPTTTLKTTTTTPPTTTLKTTPQLTTLKAITTPPPVKTTPEPSIPLTTRVVKTIQSPPSATSSTSPPPLIRTETPSSLTARTITPSTIVYPAGRTEGTDLISRSLDFPGSIPDHDLTTLADSQYEGQDDTALWPDSLPLSKNGIPDVFQGNVTALQRLLQDTSTLVIAISASVFAIIVIGVIILQLKGRKKGEYFLRQDPPLELVTNADEIQTEANDNGKTNLIGNIGDD, encoded by the exons TTACTGTGCTATGTCAACAAACAGCGATAGGAATCGAAGGACAACCTATCACTCTGCCATGTTCCTACAAAGTTAAACGCACCGGCGTCCTCACCAGTATGTGTTGGGGACGTGGTAGTTGCCCACATTCAAAGTGTAACCAAGAACTTATCTGGACTGATGGCCACAAGGTCACGTTTCGGGCATCTTCACGCTACCAGCTCAGGGACAGACTCAATCAAGGAATAGTGTCCCTGACCATTACACAAGCAAAGCCTGAGGATGCCGGGACGTACTGCTGTCGCATCGAACATGAGAAGACTAACGTAAGGTTGACAGTTGAAAAAG CCCCAACAACAGTGAGGACTACCACTACATCAACTACAACTCTGAAGACTACTACAAAACCAACTACAACTGTGGGGACTACTGTAACACCAAACACAACTGTGGGGACTACTATAACACCAACTACAACTCTGAAAACTACCACTACATCAACTACAACTCTGAAGACTACTACAATACCAACTAGAACTCTGAGGAGTAATACAACACCAACTACAACTGTGGGGACTACTGTAACACCAAACACAACTGTGGGGACTACTATAACACCCACTACAACTGTGAGGACTACTACAACACCAACTACAACTGTGGGGACTACTATAACACCAACTACAACTCTGAAGACTACTACAACAACACCACCAACTACAACTCTGAAGACAACTCCACAACTTACAACTTTGAAGGCAATTACAACACCACCACCTGTTAagaccactccagaaccttccaTTCCATTGACTACAAGAGTGGTGAAAACTATTCAATCACCTCCATCCGCTACTAGTAGTACATCCCCACCACCACTCATCAGGACAGAGACTCCATCATCTCTAACGGCAAGGACTATAACTCCATCAACAATTGTCTATCCTGCTGGTAGGACTGAGGGTACAGACCTGATATCAAGGAGCTTAG ATTTCCCCGGTTCCATCCCTGATCATGACTTGACTACATTAGCTGATTCACAGTATGAAGGACAGGATGACACAGCTCTATGGCCGGATAGTCTCCCCCTGAGTAAAAATG GAATCCCAGATGTATTTCAAGGAAATGTGACAGCACTGCAGAGACTG TTGCAGGATACAAGTACCCTTGTCATTGCTATAAGTGCATCTGTATTTGCCATTATAGTGATTGGTGTGATAATTCTACAACTAAAAG GTCGGAAGAAAGGAGAATACTTTTTAAGGCAAGATCCCCC CCTCGAACTTGTCACCAATGCTGACGAAATCCAGACTGAAGCAAACGACAACGGCAAAACCAACCTCATAGGAAATATCGGCGATGACTGA
- the LOC138789529 gene encoding hepatitis A virus cellular receptor 1-like isoform X2, translating into MCWGRGSCPHSKCNQELIWTDGHKVTFRASSRYQLRDRLNQGIVSLTITQAKPEDAGTYCCRIEHEKTNVRLTVEKAPTTVRTTTTSTTTLKTTTKPTTTVGTTVTPNTTVGTTITPTTTLKTTTTSTTTLKTTTIPTRTLRSNTTPTTTVGTTVTPNTTVGTTITPTTTVRTTTTPTTTVGTTITPTTTLKTTTTTPPTTTLKTTPQLTTLKAITTPPPVKTTPEPSIPLTTRVVKTIQSPPSATSSTSPPPLIRTETPSSLTARTITPSTIVYPAGRTEGTDLISRSLDFPGSIPDHDLTTLADSQYEGQDDTALWPDSLPLSKNGIPDVFQGNVTALQRLLQDTSTLVIAISASVFAIIVIGVIILQLKGRKKGEYFLRQDPPLELVTNADEIQTEANDNGKTNLIGNIGDD; encoded by the exons ATGTGTTGGGGACGTGGTAGTTGCCCACATTCAAAGTGTAACCAAGAACTTATCTGGACTGATGGCCACAAGGTCACGTTTCGGGCATCTTCACGCTACCAGCTCAGGGACAGACTCAATCAAGGAATAGTGTCCCTGACCATTACACAAGCAAAGCCTGAGGATGCCGGGACGTACTGCTGTCGCATCGAACATGAGAAGACTAACGTAAGGTTGACAGTTGAAAAAG CCCCAACAACAGTGAGGACTACCACTACATCAACTACAACTCTGAAGACTACTACAAAACCAACTACAACTGTGGGGACTACTGTAACACCAAACACAACTGTGGGGACTACTATAACACCAACTACAACTCTGAAAACTACCACTACATCAACTACAACTCTGAAGACTACTACAATACCAACTAGAACTCTGAGGAGTAATACAACACCAACTACAACTGTGGGGACTACTGTAACACCAAACACAACTGTGGGGACTACTATAACACCCACTACAACTGTGAGGACTACTACAACACCAACTACAACTGTGGGGACTACTATAACACCAACTACAACTCTGAAGACTACTACAACAACACCACCAACTACAACTCTGAAGACAACTCCACAACTTACAACTTTGAAGGCAATTACAACACCACCACCTGTTAagaccactccagaaccttccaTTCCATTGACTACAAGAGTGGTGAAAACTATTCAATCACCTCCATCCGCTACTAGTAGTACATCCCCACCACCACTCATCAGGACAGAGACTCCATCATCTCTAACGGCAAGGACTATAACTCCATCAACAATTGTCTATCCTGCTGGTAGGACTGAGGGTACAGACCTGATATCAAGGAGCTTAG ATTTCCCCGGTTCCATCCCTGATCATGACTTGACTACATTAGCTGATTCACAGTATGAAGGACAGGATGACACAGCTCTATGGCCGGATAGTCTCCCCCTGAGTAAAAATG GAATCCCAGATGTATTTCAAGGAAATGTGACAGCACTGCAGAGACTG TTGCAGGATACAAGTACCCTTGTCATTGCTATAAGTGCATCTGTATTTGCCATTATAGTGATTGGTGTGATAATTCTACAACTAAAAG GTCGGAAGAAAGGAGAATACTTTTTAAGGCAAGATCCCCC CCTCGAACTTGTCACCAATGCTGACGAAATCCAGACTGAAGCAAACGACAACGGCAAAACCAACCTCATAGGAAATATCGGCGATGACTGA